From a region of the Denticeps clupeoides unplaced genomic scaffold, fDenClu1.1, whole genome shotgun sequence genome:
- the LOC114773830 gene encoding mucin-2 isoform X1, which produces MAYTPSTKTADVLKRRTKLKDDSWIKRNADQEEIDPNYGKVVLNPLKPWEGISSQTKAEDASQTSKAGSNSPVSKSTMGVTNATTKDETVKSGTYKPAVPAKSATALSPTKSTFTERVFSDAKSTNKVSFPRVTSPQAKTFPKDVTSNDEHKTVLSVDATASKEETKLKAPESTPAVPTSTSVNGFSRLNSVEKAPSTQKTEVQQQPPPTVTPSRNGVTTTSRAEKTSATKVSESQLLPSPTAPTLKSSVTTLNSVDKPPVSTVIKSQPPMDKPSFTETSTPAVSQPACSSPSKNPADNTLDDLAETLLSTNNHSVKSSPAVSKSASTLSPAPSQTLKSSPEKTTNGSLKDGYSYSVITSPTKTAKPSTPLTPTADRYRFEDTLVLSPARTQSVYTTPTKAEPGKTPCSFCRKPIVENSRMILKELDIYSHLSCFKCATCHRILGNMEAGGSLWVHRDTVNCEDCFENTRGLWFR; this is translated from the exons ATGGCCTACACACCCTCTACGAAAACAG CAGACGTCCTGAAGAGGAGGACCAAGCTGAAGGATGACAGCTGGATAAAGAGAAATGCAGACCAGGAAGA GATAGATCCGAATTACGGCAAAGTTGTCCTGAACCCTCTTAAGCCATGGGAGGGAATCAGCAG CCAGACCAAAGCAGAAGATGCCAGCCAGACCAGTAAAGCTGGCTCAAACTCTCCAGTCAGCAAGTCTACAATGGG TGTCACTAATGCCACCACAAAAGATGAAACAGTCAAATCTGGCACATACAAACCTGCAGTCCCTGCCAA AAGTGCCACAGCCTTGAGTCCCACAAAGAGCACCTTCACTGAACGTGTTTTCTCAGATGCAAAATCCACCAACAAAGT GAGTTTTCCCAGAGTTACATCACCACAGGCTAAAACATTCCCGAAAGATGTCACCAGCAA tGATGAGCACAAAACAGTCCTGTCTGTTGATGCAACAGCCTCCAA GGAGGAAACAAAGCTTAAGGCCCCTGAATCAACACCTGCTGTACCCACTTCTACCTCTGT GAATGGTTTCAGTCGCTTGAACAGTGTGGAGAAAGCTCCATCCACCCAGAAAACAGaggtgcagcagcagccacCTCCAACTGTGACCCCTTCCAG GAATGGTGTCACTACCACCAGCAGGGCTGAAAAGACTTCAGCCACCAAAGTGTCTGAATCCCAACTTCTGCCCTCCCCTACAGCTCCCACACTCAA GAGCAGTGTTACGACTCTAAACAGTGTGGACAAACCCCCTGTCTCAACTGTGATAAAATCCCAGCCACCGATGGATAAGCCCAG TTTCACAGAGACATCGACTCCTGCTGTGTCCCAGCCTGCATGTTCATCCCCTTCAAAAAATCCAGCTGACAA TACATTGGACGACCTTGCTGAGACTCTTCTTTCCACAAACAACCACAGCGTGAAGTCATCTCCTGCAGTGAGCAAATCTGCCAG TACACTCAGCCCAGCTCCGTCCCAAACTCTGAAGTCCTCTCCTGAGAAGACCACAAACGGCAG TCTAAAGGATGGCTATTCCTACAGCGTCATCACCAGCCCAACCAAGACTGCCAAGCCGTCCACACCCCTAACACCCACAGCAGACAG GTACCGTTTTGAAGACACACTTGTTCTGAGCCCTGCGAGAACCCAGTCAGTGTACACCACCCCAACAAA GGCAGAGCCTGGAAAAACTCCGTGCTCGTTCTGCCGCAAGCCCATAGTGGAAAATTCAAGGATGATCCTAAAGGAGCTGGACATCTACAGTCACCTTTCCTGCTTTAAG TGTGCCACATGTCATCGTATCCTTGGCAACATGGAGGCTGGAGGGAGTCTGTGGGTTCACAGGGACACCGTGAACTGTGAGGACTGCTTCGAAAACACCAGGG GACTCTGGTTCCGCTGA
- the LOC114773830 gene encoding mucin-2 isoform X2, producing the protein MAYTPSTKTDVLKRRTKLKDDSWIKRNADQEEIDPNYGKVVLNPLKPWEGISSQTKAEDASQTSKAGSNSPVSKSTMGVTNATTKDETVKSGTYKPAVPAKSATALSPTKSTFTERVFSDAKSTNKVSFPRVTSPQAKTFPKDVTSNDEHKTVLSVDATASKEETKLKAPESTPAVPTSTSVNGFSRLNSVEKAPSTQKTEVQQQPPPTVTPSRNGVTTTSRAEKTSATKVSESQLLPSPTAPTLKSSVTTLNSVDKPPVSTVIKSQPPMDKPSFTETSTPAVSQPACSSPSKNPADNTLDDLAETLLSTNNHSVKSSPAVSKSASTLSPAPSQTLKSSPEKTTNGSLKDGYSYSVITSPTKTAKPSTPLTPTADRYRFEDTLVLSPARTQSVYTTPTKAEPGKTPCSFCRKPIVENSRMILKELDIYSHLSCFKCATCHRILGNMEAGGSLWVHRDTVNCEDCFENTRGLWFR; encoded by the exons ATGGCCTACACACCCTCTACGAAAACAG ACGTCCTGAAGAGGAGGACCAAGCTGAAGGATGACAGCTGGATAAAGAGAAATGCAGACCAGGAAGA GATAGATCCGAATTACGGCAAAGTTGTCCTGAACCCTCTTAAGCCATGGGAGGGAATCAGCAG CCAGACCAAAGCAGAAGATGCCAGCCAGACCAGTAAAGCTGGCTCAAACTCTCCAGTCAGCAAGTCTACAATGGG TGTCACTAATGCCACCACAAAAGATGAAACAGTCAAATCTGGCACATACAAACCTGCAGTCCCTGCCAA AAGTGCCACAGCCTTGAGTCCCACAAAGAGCACCTTCACTGAACGTGTTTTCTCAGATGCAAAATCCACCAACAAAGT GAGTTTTCCCAGAGTTACATCACCACAGGCTAAAACATTCCCGAAAGATGTCACCAGCAA tGATGAGCACAAAACAGTCCTGTCTGTTGATGCAACAGCCTCCAA GGAGGAAACAAAGCTTAAGGCCCCTGAATCAACACCTGCTGTACCCACTTCTACCTCTGT GAATGGTTTCAGTCGCTTGAACAGTGTGGAGAAAGCTCCATCCACCCAGAAAACAGaggtgcagcagcagccacCTCCAACTGTGACCCCTTCCAG GAATGGTGTCACTACCACCAGCAGGGCTGAAAAGACTTCAGCCACCAAAGTGTCTGAATCCCAACTTCTGCCCTCCCCTACAGCTCCCACACTCAA GAGCAGTGTTACGACTCTAAACAGTGTGGACAAACCCCCTGTCTCAACTGTGATAAAATCCCAGCCACCGATGGATAAGCCCAG TTTCACAGAGACATCGACTCCTGCTGTGTCCCAGCCTGCATGTTCATCCCCTTCAAAAAATCCAGCTGACAA TACATTGGACGACCTTGCTGAGACTCTTCTTTCCACAAACAACCACAGCGTGAAGTCATCTCCTGCAGTGAGCAAATCTGCCAG TACACTCAGCCCAGCTCCGTCCCAAACTCTGAAGTCCTCTCCTGAGAAGACCACAAACGGCAG TCTAAAGGATGGCTATTCCTACAGCGTCATCACCAGCCCAACCAAGACTGCCAAGCCGTCCACACCCCTAACACCCACAGCAGACAG GTACCGTTTTGAAGACACACTTGTTCTGAGCCCTGCGAGAACCCAGTCAGTGTACACCACCCCAACAAA GGCAGAGCCTGGAAAAACTCCGTGCTCGTTCTGCCGCAAGCCCATAGTGGAAAATTCAAGGATGATCCTAAAGGAGCTGGACATCTACAGTCACCTTTCCTGCTTTAAG TGTGCCACATGTCATCGTATCCTTGGCAACATGGAGGCTGGAGGGAGTCTGTGGGTTCACAGGGACACCGTGAACTGTGAGGACTGCTTCGAAAACACCAGGG GACTCTGGTTCCGCTGA
- the LOC114773830 gene encoding zinc finger protein 185 isoform X4, with amino-acid sequence MAYTPSTKTADVLKRRTKLKDDSWIKRNADQEEIDPNYGKVVLNPLKPWEGISSQTKAEDASQTSKAGSNSPVSKSTMGVTNATTKDETVKSGTYKPAVPAKSATALSPTKSTFTERVFSDAKSTNKVSFPRVTSPQAKTFPKDVTSNDEHKTVLSVDATASKEETKLKAPESTPAVPTSTSVNGFSRLNSVEKAPSTQKTEVQQQPPPTVTPSSFTETSTPAVSQPACSSPSKNPADNTLDDLAETLLSTNNHSVKSSPAVSKSASTLSPAPSQTLKSSPEKTTNGSLKDGYSYSVITSPTKTAKPSTPLTPTADRYRFEDTLVLSPARTQSVYTTPTKAEPGKTPCSFCRKPIVENSRMILKELDIYSHLSCFKCATCHRILGNMEAGGSLWVHRDTVNCEDCFENTRGLWFR; translated from the exons ATGGCCTACACACCCTCTACGAAAACAG CAGACGTCCTGAAGAGGAGGACCAAGCTGAAGGATGACAGCTGGATAAAGAGAAATGCAGACCAGGAAGA GATAGATCCGAATTACGGCAAAGTTGTCCTGAACCCTCTTAAGCCATGGGAGGGAATCAGCAG CCAGACCAAAGCAGAAGATGCCAGCCAGACCAGTAAAGCTGGCTCAAACTCTCCAGTCAGCAAGTCTACAATGGG TGTCACTAATGCCACCACAAAAGATGAAACAGTCAAATCTGGCACATACAAACCTGCAGTCCCTGCCAA AAGTGCCACAGCCTTGAGTCCCACAAAGAGCACCTTCACTGAACGTGTTTTCTCAGATGCAAAATCCACCAACAAAGT GAGTTTTCCCAGAGTTACATCACCACAGGCTAAAACATTCCCGAAAGATGTCACCAGCAA tGATGAGCACAAAACAGTCCTGTCTGTTGATGCAACAGCCTCCAA GGAGGAAACAAAGCTTAAGGCCCCTGAATCAACACCTGCTGTACCCACTTCTACCTCTGT GAATGGTTTCAGTCGCTTGAACAGTGTGGAGAAAGCTCCATCCACCCAGAAAACAGaggtgcagcagcagccacCTCCAACTGTGACCCCTTCCAG TTTCACAGAGACATCGACTCCTGCTGTGTCCCAGCCTGCATGTTCATCCCCTTCAAAAAATCCAGCTGACAA TACATTGGACGACCTTGCTGAGACTCTTCTTTCCACAAACAACCACAGCGTGAAGTCATCTCCTGCAGTGAGCAAATCTGCCAG TACACTCAGCCCAGCTCCGTCCCAAACTCTGAAGTCCTCTCCTGAGAAGACCACAAACGGCAG TCTAAAGGATGGCTATTCCTACAGCGTCATCACCAGCCCAACCAAGACTGCCAAGCCGTCCACACCCCTAACACCCACAGCAGACAG GTACCGTTTTGAAGACACACTTGTTCTGAGCCCTGCGAGAACCCAGTCAGTGTACACCACCCCAACAAA GGCAGAGCCTGGAAAAACTCCGTGCTCGTTCTGCCGCAAGCCCATAGTGGAAAATTCAAGGATGATCCTAAAGGAGCTGGACATCTACAGTCACCTTTCCTGCTTTAAG TGTGCCACATGTCATCGTATCCTTGGCAACATGGAGGCTGGAGGGAGTCTGTGGGTTCACAGGGACACCGTGAACTGTGAGGACTGCTTCGAAAACACCAGGG GACTCTGGTTCCGCTGA
- the LOC114773830 gene encoding sciellin isoform X3: MAYTPSTKTADVLKRRTKLKDDSWIKRNADQEEIDPNYGKVVLNPLKPWEGISSQTKAEDASQTSKAGSNSPVSKSTMGVTNATTKDETVKSGTYKPAVPAKSATALSPTKSTFTERVFSDAKSTNKVSFPRVTSPQAKTFPKDVTSNDEHKTVLSVDATASKEETKLKAPESTPAVPTSTSVNGFSRLNSVEKAPSTQKTEVQQQPPPTVTPSRNGVTTTSRAEKTSATKVSESQLLPSPTAPTLKSSVTTLNSVDKPPVSTVIKSQPPMDKPSFTETSTPAVSQPACSSPSKNPADNTLDDLAETLLSTNNHSVKSSPAVSKSASTLSPAPSQTLKSSPEKTTNGSVITSPTKTAKPSTPLTPTADRYRFEDTLVLSPARTQSVYTTPTKAEPGKTPCSFCRKPIVENSRMILKELDIYSHLSCFKCATCHRILGNMEAGGSLWVHRDTVNCEDCFENTRGLWFR; the protein is encoded by the exons ATGGCCTACACACCCTCTACGAAAACAG CAGACGTCCTGAAGAGGAGGACCAAGCTGAAGGATGACAGCTGGATAAAGAGAAATGCAGACCAGGAAGA GATAGATCCGAATTACGGCAAAGTTGTCCTGAACCCTCTTAAGCCATGGGAGGGAATCAGCAG CCAGACCAAAGCAGAAGATGCCAGCCAGACCAGTAAAGCTGGCTCAAACTCTCCAGTCAGCAAGTCTACAATGGG TGTCACTAATGCCACCACAAAAGATGAAACAGTCAAATCTGGCACATACAAACCTGCAGTCCCTGCCAA AAGTGCCACAGCCTTGAGTCCCACAAAGAGCACCTTCACTGAACGTGTTTTCTCAGATGCAAAATCCACCAACAAAGT GAGTTTTCCCAGAGTTACATCACCACAGGCTAAAACATTCCCGAAAGATGTCACCAGCAA tGATGAGCACAAAACAGTCCTGTCTGTTGATGCAACAGCCTCCAA GGAGGAAACAAAGCTTAAGGCCCCTGAATCAACACCTGCTGTACCCACTTCTACCTCTGT GAATGGTTTCAGTCGCTTGAACAGTGTGGAGAAAGCTCCATCCACCCAGAAAACAGaggtgcagcagcagccacCTCCAACTGTGACCCCTTCCAG GAATGGTGTCACTACCACCAGCAGGGCTGAAAAGACTTCAGCCACCAAAGTGTCTGAATCCCAACTTCTGCCCTCCCCTACAGCTCCCACACTCAA GAGCAGTGTTACGACTCTAAACAGTGTGGACAAACCCCCTGTCTCAACTGTGATAAAATCCCAGCCACCGATGGATAAGCCCAG TTTCACAGAGACATCGACTCCTGCTGTGTCCCAGCCTGCATGTTCATCCCCTTCAAAAAATCCAGCTGACAA TACATTGGACGACCTTGCTGAGACTCTTCTTTCCACAAACAACCACAGCGTGAAGTCATCTCCTGCAGTGAGCAAATCTGCCAG TACACTCAGCCCAGCTCCGTCCCAAACTCTGAAGTCCTCTCCTGAGAAGACCACAAACGGCAG CGTCATCACCAGCCCAACCAAGACTGCCAAGCCGTCCACACCCCTAACACCCACAGCAGACAG GTACCGTTTTGAAGACACACTTGTTCTGAGCCCTGCGAGAACCCAGTCAGTGTACACCACCCCAACAAA GGCAGAGCCTGGAAAAACTCCGTGCTCGTTCTGCCGCAAGCCCATAGTGGAAAATTCAAGGATGATCCTAAAGGAGCTGGACATCTACAGTCACCTTTCCTGCTTTAAG TGTGCCACATGTCATCGTATCCTTGGCAACATGGAGGCTGGAGGGAGTCTGTGGGTTCACAGGGACACCGTGAACTGTGAGGACTGCTTCGAAAACACCAGGG GACTCTGGTTCCGCTGA